In a single window of the Zea mays cultivar B73 chromosome 5, Zm-B73-REFERENCE-NAM-5.0, whole genome shotgun sequence genome:
- the LOC100272540 gene encoding Protein FLX-like 1-like encodes MAARRGPHVIKLHDPNPPLLGRAPGTAPAAIPAPSRDEGILAQHPRAAPSSASASHPAFALIEERLVARDQDIQELLVDNQRFAATHVALQQQLIAAQHELRAVSVAATRARAEREVEVRALADQAAHIEAEARAVAAARAEVDQVHADVQVLVAARTDLVNRLQGLREKLAHKKAEASKTDSVRAQIETMRREIQKGRAAVDFEKKAHSDNLEQSKAMEKNMIAVASEIERLRGELANAEKGATAVNPAAAVGNSGYVAAYGNSEPTYTAMYGNPDATYTAQAYPDAYNTNQAHMHAGASSYYTSQPFSYGQYESQHTNIQR; translated from the exons ATGGCCGCGCGGCGCGGGCCCCACGTCATCAAGCTCCACGATCCCAACCCGCCCCTCCTCGGCCGGGCGCCGGGGACCGCACCGGCCGCCATCCCCGCGCCGTCGCGCGATGAGGGCATCCTCGCGCAGCACCCTCGCGCCGCCCCCTCGAGCGCATCCGCCTCGCACCCGGCCTTCGCCCTTATCGAGGAGCGCCTCGTAGCCCGGGACCAGGACATCCAGGAGCTCCTCGTCGACAACCAGCGGTTCGCCGCCACGCACGTcgcgcttcagcagcagcttatcGCGGCGCAGCACGAGCTCCGGGCGGTCTCCGTCGCTGCCACCAGGGCGCGCGCCGAGCGGGAGGTCGAGGTGCGAGCGCTGGCCGACCAGGCGGCCCACATAGAGGCCGAGGCGCGGGCCGTCGCCGCTGCGCGCGCGGAGGTCGACCAGGTTCACGCCGACGTCCAGGTGCTCGTCGCGGCGCGCACTGACCTTGTCAACCGGCTCCAGGGCCTACGGGAGAAGCTCGCGCACAAGAAGGCTGAGGCGAGTAAGACCGATTCCGTCCGTGCCCAGATTGAAACCATGCGCCGGGAGATCCAGAAGGGCAG AGCTGCGGTTGATTTTGAAAAGAAGGCACACTCTGATAACCTTGAACAAAGTAAAGCAATGGAGAAAAATATGATTGCTGTGGCTAGTGAGATTGAGAGGCTTCGAGGAGAGCTTGCAAATGCTGAAAAAGGGGCCACCGCTGTCAACCCAGCAGCAGCTGTTGGTAACTCTG GGTATGTTGCGGCTTATGGCAATTCTGAGCCAACATATACTGCAATGTATGGCAATCCTGATGCAACATATACTGCACAGGCCTATCCTGATGCTTATAACACTAATCAG GCTCACATGCACGCTGGTGCCAGTTCCTATTACACGAGTCAACCATTTTCCTATGGACAATACGAGAGCCAGCACACCAATATCCAAAGATGA